GTGTAGGAAGTCATTGTACCTGTTTTGAGGTATAAAACATTGCCGCTTATGGATTTGCTGACTGCAACCTTTTTACCTGTTTTAAGGTTTTTAACGTATATTTTAGACCAGTTTGACCCTGCTTTGACGTTCTCGCTGAACTTAACGTAGAGCGTATTTGTCCTGGAAATACCTGTGGTACCGCTTTTAGGGTAAAATGAACTTATTTTAGGTGCGGTCTTGTCTGTAATCTGGGCTGCTGCACTTTCTGCAGATACTGTGCTTAACAGGAACAGCCCCGCAACCAGCAGGATAATAAATATTGTTGTATTACGTCTCATTTAATTAATACTCCTTTAGTTTTGGGTTAAATAATTTAATATGTATGTATTTTGGATTTAGAGATTTATAATTTGGTTAATTTTCCGTTTAATGTTTAATATAAATCGGGTGCTGTTATAAACATACTTGGCTATTTATACAGTATATTTCCTTTTATAATCTTTTTGTTCGTGATCTTTCTGGAGTTTTAACAGTATGCTGCAAACGAGATGCATAAGTATATAAATCAAAAGGAACTATTTAAGATTGTTCATAAAAAGTCCCTGGACACATGTCCCTACGTGTCCAGGATCTTCTATATCAAAGTCGAACAATTCGATCTCCATGAGCACTTGCACCTATAAGTGCCTGGGAGCCTCTTTTAAAAAATAAACGAATGGTACCATCATGTCCTCCCTTCCGACACGCAAAGCTATATAAGTCATGAGGACCAACCATCTAAATGTATCATAAAAAGTCATTCTGGGCACTTGCTCCTAAGTGTCCAGAAACTTTTATGGGAAAATACTACTCGATCCTCCCGGCATATGATACAATAGGTTACGTATTCCTTGAAATAAAGCAAAGTTTCAGTATATCACATGCTATTCCTGGACACTCCCTCAAAGTGTCCAGGTGATAACCTATTTTTACGTATTTTGAATGGATTTATAGTAATATAAATATCATAGCTAATGATTTTTTTTAAGTTATACCATAAAAAAAGTTATGTGGATATTTAAAGACATATATATTTTAAGTAACTGCTGTTATTTTTTAACAAAATGTGGAGGAAATAATAATATTAACAGCGTAATATTACCATTTCCATGCACATGGATCAAAACCATGTACAAACATGATGTAAATGTTTAAACATTTAAATTTTGAGGTATAAGTTGCATTTCGTGATTTAATGTATTTTTCTTTTAATATGCATGCTTAATTCATGCATGTTTTAGAATATAAAAATTAAGTTAAGATCTGATTTCAAATTAAAAGAAAGTAACATATCGAAATGTATATATTCCCGTATCGTATATTTTATTTTACTGTGAATAACTTATTAAACCTGTAAATTTACACAATTATTTAAATTGCCTTTAACGTGCTAAAGCGATATGAATAGGTTATTGGCGTACTTTAACAAGGGGTTATTCACTAAAAAAAGGAGATAAAAAAATGTCAAGTGATACAGGATTATTCCCATCCAACGGGCACCGTATTCAGGGAAGATCAACCGAATCTTTTATAGATGCCCACGACGTGCTTTCAAGGTTGAATTTTAAAGGAAATGAAGTTTTTGCAGATATTGGCTGTGGTGACGGCCATGTATCTATGGAAGCGTATGATATGCTGGACGATGAGGCAACCATATATTCTGTAGATGTATTTGGGCCTTCCATTGAAGATATGGAAAAAGAAGTTGAGGAGAAGGGAATAAAAAATATTATTCCAATCCAGTCTGATGTAGCAGACCACATAGCTATCGAGGATAACACTGTAGATATATGCCTTCTGGTCAATGTTTTCCACCATTTTGTGGCAATGGAAAAAACTGACGGTGCCATTGAAGAACTTAAAAGAATTATAAAGCCTGAAGGAAAAATAGCAGTTATGGACTATAAAAAAGAGGATACTGGATACGGACCTCCTGTAAGGGTCAAAAGCAGCCCAGAAGAAATGGAAGAAATGTTTGCAAAACACGGCTTAAAAATGGTTCAGCTTGATACTGAAGCAGGGGAAGACCTTGAACACGGTAAATCCCATTATATTATAACATTTGGAAAATAAGATTAAGGAAATTTTATAAAATTTCTTTTCACCCTGTTTGAATAGGGTAAATCTTTAGTATGCATTTGGAAAATAAGATTAAGGAAATTTATAAATTTCCTTTCATTCTATTTTTTCTTAAATAATCATCAATAGCTCTTCTGATAAGATTTCCAAGGGGAATATTATCTTTTTTTGAGGACAGTTCTTTCAGATCGTTGTACATATCTTCTGGAAGTTTCATTGTAATCTGTCTTTCCACGTGATCACCTTATGTTTGAATTTCAGGCTTTTTTTTGCGAACAGGGTATACATACGGGGCTGTTATCCCATGAAATAAATGATTCTCCACACATCTTGCATATTAAAACGTTCTTTTTCTTCTTTTGCGGGACTTCAATTTCAACCATTTCCCATGAATATAAGTCTTCGCCTGCTTCCATTAAAATGGGTAAAACTTCTTCGTGGCGCACTTTTTTATAGTTCATAAACCAGTCGTGCAGCAGCGGATATTTTTCAGTCTTTTTAGGGTCTAAAAATATCCGTATGCCTTTCATATGCTTTTCGCCTTTATCTGCGGATCTATTTATGGTCACGGCCATTTTATCGTAGTCAAGAATTTTCACGCCTTTGTTACCAACGGTAGGAGTCCTTAAAATCTGAAATGCGTCTGGAACACAGTTCAATGTTTCGCAGGTAACAAAAATTCTCTCATCGTCCTTTATATCAAGCTCTCTTTTTGCTATATTCAACATCTGGTACCCTATATATGCCCCTGAGCTTAAATAGCCGTGAAATTTGATGATCTTCTCTAAATCCTTTTTGGTTTCAGGGTCTTTTACATTATTTATAATATCTTCCATACTTTCCATAAAATCACCCAGTGAGTTTTTATCGTTCATTGCTGTGTAAAATTTTACTGTAGATTTTTATATATCGGTTAATCTAAGCTGAACTTATTTAAAAAATTCCATTTATTTATTCAACAGTTTACATTTAATTAAATGTAATTTGCACAACATGAGCGTTAAAAATTATTTTTTAAATAATGTCCACAGGCCTGAATTGTCATTTAATATGTGGTAGTCTTTAATAGGAACTCGGTTTAATATCAATTTCAGCCCTGTGATGCTAATTTTAGGTATATTAATATGATCTGTTTTTCTGTTATTTACTGATTGCCTTATTTTATTTTTAAGCGTTTTACTTCCAAAACCGCCCCCAATATATGCCCATCCTTCGGGCTTTAAAACGCGGTAAATTTCCCTGAAGGATGCTTCTTTATTTTCCCAAAAGAACAGTGATCCTCTGCTAATAATTAAATCGGCAAAATCATCAGGAAAGGGCATTTCGTGGACATCACCGTTAACTGGAAATATCCTGTGGTGCAGTTCTTCGTCTATGATATTTTTCTTTGCAATCTGGTTCATTTCCTCTTCCATATCAAGGGAATATATGTTCAAATCAGTTACTTTAGAAACAGCAATTGCAAGTGCACCTGAGCCAGATCCAATATCGATGCAGATTCCTTCTTTGATTCCGCACCTCCTGATAATTTGATCTGCTATCTGTGGATAAACATCTTTAAAAATGGTTTTGGATCTGTTATCCATTTTTTTGGGGTCAGTTTTCATTTCTAAACTTCCATGACTCTGAAAACAAGTTCATCTCCGCAGACTCTGGAGTTTATCATCCCTCCACTTTGACTTATGGTGTTAAGCAGGGCTTCTGGCTTAGCTATTTCCACACCTGCAAGCATGTCTGCGCCGTAATCAAATAAAACATCACTCATAGTAGTGCTTGGCCCCATAACTATGGTGTAAGCATCTGCCATTCTGCACAGCTCCAGCACGCGTTCCATGGTTTTATTTATAAGTGTGGAACCGGTTACGATCACTATATCGCTGTCTGGAATCACATATTCTGCTGCTGCTGCGTTTATTATTCCCTTTTTAATGTTTAAAAGACATGGATTCATTTCCAAAACCCACAGTTCTTTGGCAAGTGCTTTAATTTCAGGGATGCGTGGGAATTTACCCACCATGGTGACTTTTTTATTTTCGCATGTCTCAAGTACTATATCAATGGCGTTTACTCCTGTTTTACCCTTAACTTTTACCATTGAATTTAATGCAGCCACTCCAATACTTGCTTCCACGAAATTCCATGAACGGGCATATTCTGCAAGTTCTAAAGTGCTTTTTTCATTGAGCTTTCCAAGGTCCTTGGTGTAGTTTCCGTGGGGTACTGGAATCCCGTAAGTTTTGCATACTCCTCCGTACCGGCCTTTAACACCAGTCCATGATGCGCCGACTCTCACGTCTTCTGCAACCGCGTCTTCGCCCTGTACTGCCCATATAAGATCGTCTAAAAGTTTCATTTCCTTCATCTTTGCACCTTTCTAAAGTCGTTGGTGTTTTAATTCTTGCGAAACGTAAATATAAACGTATCGATTGGGAAAAAATAAAAAATTTAAACATTGTTTATATCATCTAGATAAAGGATATCTTGGCACAACTGCTTAATTAAATCTTTTTCATGGCTCACAACCAGTACTCCAATATTTTGCTCTTCTGCTATGTCTAAAATCGTATTCCATATTTGGGCTTGGGTAATTGCATCTACCATTGTAGTTATTTCATCGGCTATTAAAAATTTAGTTTGGGGCCCTAAAGCTCTTGCGAGTGCAAATCTCTGAAGTTCCCCTCCTGAAAGCTCATTGGGCCACCGGTTAAGCCATGCACGTTTTATGCCAAATGATTGTAAAATTTCATTTGAAACATCGTGTCCCTCATTAAGAATGTCATTCATCTTCCATTTTGGGTTTACAGCTTTTTCAGGATGCTGAAATACAAGCTGCACAGGATTGTACCTGTTTGGTTGAATTTCGTTTCCATCTATGGATACATTTCCATGATACCTATTTTCATAGCCGGATAATATTTTACACAGGCTTGATTTCCCGCTCCCACTGTCTCCAATAAGTCCGAGTACTTCACCGCTTTTTAAGGAGATATTTACATCATTTAAAATCAGCTTATTTTTTTTATATCCAAAACTTATATCTTCACCTTTAAGGCGCACTGTTACACCCCTTTAACTTCTTTTATAATCACGTCCCCTTCGGTATCATAAAACACAGGAGTTTCATTAAAGTTTTCTTCTTTTTGGGCGGTATTGTTGCACCTGACCATGCCTCTGTTGATCTCTTTTAATGGAGGAGTACTGGTAGAACAGAGATCATTCCTTCTGGAGCATCTTTCGTAGAAAACACACCCTTCAATGATTTCGTCCTGCATTGGCTGGTGGCCGCCAATTTCATGAAACCCATTTTGGGGAAGTGCACTCCACAGTGCCTGGGTATATGGATGTCTTAAATTTTCACCTGCACCGCTGAAATCTTCAACATTAGCTAATTCTAAAACAGTTCCTGCATAAAACACTGCAATTTTATCAGATATTTTAAGTGCAGCCTCTATATCATGGGTTATAAGTATAACTGCACATCCCTTATCTGCCATTTCCTTGAAATAATTCAATGTTTCATCTAAGGTTTTTTCATCCAGTCCTGGAGTTGGTTCATCTGCAATTATGAGTTTTGCAGAGCTTATTACTGCGGTGGAAACTAAAACTCTTCTGGCCATACCTCCTGATAGTTCATGTGGGAACATCTTATCCACTTCTGGTTTCAAATCATACCTGCGGAAAATTTTTCTTTGAATATTTTTCATTAATTTTTTATCTTCCTCTTCTACATCTCCTATTACCTGGTCTGAAATCTTCATTAATGGATCCAGATAATTTATAGATTGGGGAACTAAGGCTATCTCTTTACCTCTAAGCTCTTCCTTTTTGCTTTGAGTAAGTTCTTGTCCATTATATTCTATTTTGCCATTAAGTGCAGCATTCGTCGGTAAAATTCCTAGAATAGCATGTGCTAAAAGGCTTTTACCAGATCCACTTGATCCCACCACTGCAGTAATTTCGCCGCGCCGCGCTTCCAGGCTTAAATTAGAAATTACATTTAATTTTGTCTGTCTAAGCCCGGAAGTATATTGGATAAAAGAAAGTGAAATGTTTTCTACCTTTAACAGGATTTCGCCTTTATTTTTTTCTTCATCATTTATATTCAGTAATTTTTTATTTAAAATCACACTTGTTTCACTATTGAATTTGTTAGCTATGCCAATTTCAGTACTGAAATCTTCTTCAATATTTATTTCAACCTTATTTTCCATATTTAACACCTTTATTCGTGTGCACTCTTTGGATCCATCAGTTTTCCTAAATTATCTCCAATCAGGTCAAATACCAGAACTACAATCAGCAGCGATAATCCGGGGAAGAATGCCAGCCACCAGTACCCCACTGACAGGTACTTCATGGACTCTGAAAGGATTATTCCAATTGCAGGTTCATGTGGTGAAAGCCCAAAACCAAGGAAAGTGGCTGAGGCTTCGTGTAAAATTGCGTGGGGAAACATTAAAATGGTACCTAGCAGTATCTGGGGAATTAAATGCGGCATTATATGTTTGGTAGCTACCCACCACTTGGACCTGCCGAGATTCTGGGAGATATGGATATATTCCTGAGTTTTAAGCTGCTTGATCTCTGCCCTCACAACCCTTGTTAAGCTTGTCCAGTGAGTTAATGCTACTCCCACAATAATTCCAACTGCACCGCCTCCAAGTCCAATAGAAATAAGGATTATTAAAAGGAGGTGTGGAATAGAAAGAAACAGGTCCACCAACCATGATACAAGGGCATCTGCTTTTTTACCGGCGCTTGAAAGCAGCCCTAAAATTATGGCCAGTGCAGAACTAAATGTGGATGCAATAGTTCCAATTACTATGCTCAGTCCAAGCCCTTCTATAGTCCTTGTGAGCATATCCCGCCCCATCCAGTCTGTCCCGAATGGATGTTCAATGGAAGGGGCAAGGTTTTTAGCTCCAAAATTCACTGGCAGTGATTCGCCGCTTAATAACCAGCTGGAAATTACTATTGTAATCAGTAAAACCGAGGTGAGGCCTATTATTAAAATGGTCTTTTGCCGCAGGTTCAACCCTTTAAATAACCCTTTTTTCATGGTTACAGTAGTGTTCATGCCTCTGCCTCCTGTTTTATCCTTGGATCAACGAATTCGTATATAATATCTGCTATTGTATTTCCGCAGAACACAAATACTGCGCTGACCAGAACTATTCCCAAAAGTAGGGGCACATCTGATCTTAACCCTGCAGCCACAGCGGCCTGCCCAATTCCTGGATATGAAAACACCTGTTCAACCAGTACCGCCCCTCCAAACAGTTCGCTGAACCCTAAAAACTGTAAAGTAACGGCAGGAAGTGCAACATTTCTAATTCCGTGTCTAAGTACCAGGTTTAATCCTTTTTCACCCCTTGCTTTTGCAAATAGTACATAGTCACTTGATAAGACTTCTGTTAGTTTTTCCCGTGTAAACATCGCAATCTGGGCAACTCCAATTAAGCTTAAAGTTAGTGCAGGCAGGATCAAATGATGCAGCCAGTCTAAAAATGTCACATTGCCGGAGGTGACACCTATGGGCACGCTTAGACCTATTGGAAACCATCCTAAATACACGGAAAATACCATCAGCAGGACCAGCGCCAGCCAGAAGGTGGGAGTGGCAGCAAGCATATAACAGTAAGTTTTTATTGTTTTATCTATCCACGTTCCCTTTTTCATTCCAGCGATTATTCCAAGTATAAAACCTAAAATTCCTGAAATTAACCAGGAAGTCATCATGAGGATCAGCGATGCCGTGAATTTTTCACCAATCACGTTCGTAACTGGAATTCTATAAATCAGTGAAGTTCCAAAGTCTCCTTGGGCTATGTTCCCTGCCCAGTTTAAGAATTTTTCCTGAGGGGGCATGTTAACTCCCCAGTATTCTTCAAGCTGAGCTTTATGCTCTGGAGTTATTGACATTTCTCCAATGTATGCCCTTACGGGATCTATAGGAGATTGTTCAACAAGCCAGAAGCTAACAAGACAAACTGCAATTAAAAGGCTTATTAATTTCAGGGTTTTTTTCCCTGCAAAGGCCCATAATTTTCCATTTCCAGAAAAGCTCCATAATTTTTCATATTTCAATTTAGTTACCCTCCGCCTGTAAGTTAATTTAAATAAAGATCAACATCAGAATTTTTATTTGATGTTCATTTTTTTAAAATTTAGATGTAATTGAGGTTGTTTAACTGGTTTTATTTTCATTTATGCGTTTCCATTCGTAGATATTCCCTAAAATGTCTTTTCCAGTGTTATTTTGAGGTGTTCCTATGTCAATGGTTTTATTTACCATGTACAGGTAGTCCTTAGTTGTTAACCACAGCCATGTTGCATCTCCTGCAGGTCCGTAACCTGTTTTTCCGTCATATGCAGCTAATTTCCAGTATTCTGTGGCCTGTGCCTGATCTGTGGATCTGAGGGCTTTTTCCAAATAACCGTCTACAACAGAACTGTTGTAAAGACCGGGGTTGTTGTATCCAGAATCTGCTTCTTTGCTGTGATACTGCATATACAGGCTGAATGTATCTGCACTACTGTACTGATATAAAACGGCTGAACTGTATTGTTTAGCGTAAATTTCATCCCAGTTTGCACCTATAAGGTCTATTTTTATCCCCATCTGTTTAGCCTGTTCGCTGACGGCCATAGAGAGGGCCTGTCTTGTCTGGTCTTCTGAATTATAGTATAACTTAAATTCTGCTTTGGTACCATTTTTTTCGCGGATTCCATCGCCGTCGCCGTCTTTCCACCCTGCATTTTCCAGCATTTTTTTGGCCCCTTCTATGTTTGAGTCATTGACTTTTGCTTTAGGGTTTCCAAAGCTGCGCTGGTCTACTCCAGTGTACTCAACATCTCCTTTTCCATACAGTACACCTTCAACAAGGGCAGTTCTGTTGATACCTATGTTCAGGGCTTTCCTGATGGTTATATCTGCAGTTACATTGTTGCCTATTACTTCTCCACTTAGACTTTTCTTACCTGTGTCATACTGCATAGGGAATGAAACCCCGTTTGCACTTGATGATGGGAGAGCAACTAAATTGTATCCATCTATACTTTGATTTGCATAGCTGTTATCAAGTCCTGCTAAGTCTACTTTGCCTGATTTAGCGGCTGCAAATGAAGAATCTTTATCTAAAAACAGTAGAGTTATTTTCTTGAAGTACGGTTTTTTTCCATAGTAATTTTCATTTAATTCCAGTATTGCCTGTTGTCCTTTATTCCACTGCACCAGTTTATAAGGTCCAGACCCTATAGGCTGCTGGCCGTAGGTTTCTTTTTGGTATGCATGTTCAGGTACAATTCCAACGTACCTAAGTCTCCATATAAAGCTGGACTGCGGCTCTTTTAGTTTGAATTTAACTGTTGTGCTGTTTACTGCCGTTGCATTTTCAAGATTGGACATGTCTAACTCTGAATTACTTCCAACTGCTGTGTTAAATGTAAATGCAACATCTTTCGCTGTTAAGGGTACTCCATCTGTAAATTTAACATCATTTCTTATATTCACAGTCCATGTCAACCCGTCAGAGCTGACTGAGTAATTTGTGGCAAGGTCATTTATTATGCTGCCGTTATCAGCTGATTTGAAGAGTGTACTTTGTATCAATGGCTCATAGTCCATATGGCCGCACCCCCATCCGTGGAGGGGATCAAACCCTTCTTCTGGTTCTGCATATGTCCCTGCTGCAGCAACTATGAGCTCATCTGCAGCTCTGGGAGTTGAACCGAGTGTCAGTGCAGCTGCAGAAATCACTAGAACTGCAACAACTGCACCTATAACTAAATATTGTTGATTTTTTTTAATTTGGATGCCTCCTAATCCGTTTTTAAGATAAAATTAAGTTTTTGAATGGTATTTACCACAAAACTATTTTTATGAATCCTAATGCCATTTTAATAATACTTTCTTGGTAAAAAACGTTATTCATGTAATACTATTCAAATCTAACTTAATATAAGCTAAATAAAATAAATTTACTATAAATACTTTTCTATATGCTAGTATTACTAATTTAAGAGATATTTAAAAGCTCGTATTACTTAAATCTATTTTGTAATGCTTTATTACTAAATTAAATTTATTAGGATGGATTGTAATACTAAAATCAAATTTTTGTACTATATTTTTACAAAAAAAGCTCTAAAAATTAATTTTCAGGTGAAAACCTGTAGGTATAGTTATATTAAGTCCATAATCTTATTTTTTAATTTATTAAAGATTGAATTTGAAAATAAAAATTAATAAACAATTTTTATGATAAATAGCTCATTAGTATTTAATTATTTAAAAAAATAAGTAAATACTGAAGAATTTTATATTTTCAGTATTCAAATTTAACTGGTCTGGTTTTCAATTCGTTTCCAGTCGTATATGTTGTTAAAGATATCTGAACCGTGGGGCTGGAGTCCTGGAGTCCCTATATCTAAATCATCTATCATGATGTAGACATATTTGAGGGTAGCCATCCACAACCATGTGGCGTTTCCTTTTTCAGAGTATCCTGTTGTCCCATCCCATGCAGCAGCTTTCCAGTAGTTATTGCTGCTGTTGTTAAAAGTTGTCATAGCTTTTCTTAAATTTTTATCTACCTCAGAATTGTTGTAGAATATCACATTATTGTATTTACTCCACTCTCCGCTGCCTGAACGAACACTGTAGTACCTCAAATACACATCAGTGGGGTCTATGGATCCGTAACCCCAGACTATTGGGGTTGAGTATGCAAGTGCATCAATTTCATCCCAGCTTTTACCCTCAACATTTATTTTTATACCCAGTTTTTGGGCCTGTTCAGCTACTGAAACAGCTAGTGCCTGTCTTGTCTGATCATCAGAGGGGTATACAAGGGTAAATTCTGCTTTTGTTTTATTTTTTTCCAGTATGCCGTCGTTATCAGTATCTTTCCAGCCCCCTGCATCCAGAATTTCACTTGCTCCTGTTGTATTTCCGTCTTTAAAAATAGCTGCTTTATTTCCAAATGGTAACCTGTCTACACCGGTGAATTCTTTAGATCCCTGTCCATTTAGTGCCCCGTTGATTAAGGCTTGCCTGTCAATTCCAATGTTCAGGGCTTTCCTGATTGCAGTATCGGATGTCACATTATTTCCAATGGTGTAATTATCATCAGTTTTTTCCCCTGTATCTGCCAGCATTGGGAAACTGATTCCTCGAGCGTCGATGGAATCAAGGGATATGCTCTTCATACCATTCACTGTTTGGTTTGCGTATGAATCTGGAATTTCGGCTATATCTACCTGTCCTGCCTTAGCTGCAGCAAAAGCAGCGTCTGATTTCATAAACAGAATGGTTATTTTTTTGAAGTAGGGTTTTTTACCATAGTATTCATCGTTCCTTTCAAGTATCACCTGCTGTCCTTTGTCCCACTGTACAAGTTTATATGGGCCAGATCCTATAGGCTGCTGGCCGTAGGTTTCATTGTTGTATGCATGTTCTGGAACGATACCTAATCCCATAAGTTTATAAATGAATGTTGACTGAGGATCATTTAATTTAAACTGGACTGTGGTATTATCTAAAGCAGTAGCACTATTTAACATGGATAAATCCATTCCACTAGTGCCATTGGCTGCTTTATTAAATGTAAATGCAACATCTTTTGCTGTTAAGGGTACTCCATCTGTAAATTTAACGTCATCTCTTATTTTAACTGTCCATGTCAACCCATCGCTGCTAACAGAATAGTTTGTGGCTAAATCGTTGACCAGGGATGTGTTATCTCTTTTAAAGAGAGTACTCTGGATAAGAGGTTCTGTTGTACTTGCCCATCCATTGATAGGATCAAAACCCCCTTCTGGCTCACCACTATGGCTAAACCCTCCAGCAACAACTAATTCGTCTGCAGCTCGGGAAGTTGAGCCAAATGACAGGGCAACTGCAAATATTACTAAAATCGCAATTACCGTGCCTATACTTAAATATAATTTATTTTTTTTAATTTTTAACGCCTCCTTACAATTAACCTAAGTTATTTGCAAAATATTTCCTCAAAAAATATTTTAAAAGTTATCAATATGGCCGTGCTCATACTTTTATAACCTGGAACATGATCTGAGTAATACTATACAAATTAAACTTAAGATAAGCGAAATAAAGTAATTTTAACATAAATACTTTTCTAAAGGTGAGTATTACTAAATCGGCAGGGATTTTATATGCAGTTATTAATAAAAATCGTTAACTAAATTATTATTAATTATTTAGGTTTAGTAATGATGATAGTATTACTTCATGTAGCTTTATGTGGTGTATCTACTATAGAAACGTTATTTGGGGATATAACAATAAAAAAGAGTAAAAAACTTAAATTATTCTGCAAATCATGGCCTGTTTTATTAGTTATGTACATTGGAAACTATTTAAACTGTTTAAAAAGTTAAAAATAAAATATTGTAAATTAAAATGAGGTTTGTCTTGAAAAACAAGGGTTATTATAAAAAATATAAAAGTGTTTATTTAATCAATTAGACCACATAAAAAGAGGTCATCAAAGAAGGGACACTTTCCCCTGCACCCCGAAGCTTTTTCGCATTCATCACAGCTTGATTTGCAGCTGCTATCTATGTAATCCCTGTAATCTGAAAACTTACTTTCCCATATCTCTTCAAAACCGAACTGTTTCAAATTGTAGTGGTAGCTGCTGTCGTTGCAGAAGGAACAAGGAGTCACATCAAGGTTTTCATCAATATAAACCGAAAAAAACCCGCACTCGCAGCTGTCTATCAGGTCAACATTTACGCCGGTGGCTTTCATCAGGACTGGAACAAAACAGGCATCAAAACCTATTTTCACACCGGTAACTGGATTATCTACAAGATCGAGGAACGATTTTAGTGGGCCTGCAGATTTTATGTTCCCGTCGTTTTCAGCCCGTCCAGTGGGTTTGTAGGTTAGGAATATGACTGAATTGAAATCTTTGATGTATTCATCGTATTTCCCATTTAAAAGGTCCACGGCGTCATTTATGGTGGTCTCTGAGATCACATAGTGGATATTTGCAAGGATGCCGTTATCTTTTAAGCAAGACCCAATTTCTGAAAGCTCTTCAGTGGTCAGGTCCCTGTAGGGGTCCCATGATATGGCCACTGCCCCGCAGTAATTCCTGGTGGCTTCCATGTTTTCTGGATTGAAAAACTTGCCGCTTGTGGTGTAATTTGGTATTATTCCAAATTTTTCCCTTGTTATCCTGATTATTTCTGTAAAATCTGGATGGAGGAGGGGTTCTCCACCACCAAGTGCAACTTGAAAGATACTGCCGTATTTTTCGCTTTTAAGCTCCTGAAGGGCAAAGCAGTAATCTTCAAGGGACATGAACTTGCCTTCTTCACTGCTTTTCCTGTAACAGTAACTGCATCTGTTTGTACAGTAGTTGGATATTGATATGTCCGCAAGTTCTGGCCAGGGTGCCATTTGAGGGTCTTCAGAAAAGTCTGCACCCCACCTGAAGGTAATTCCAGTTTCAGGAATTCCAACGAAGTTATATCCTTCAAAGTGTTTCCTTATCATCTAAAGATCTCTCGCATCCTCTTCGCAGTCGCATTTTGGATCGGTTGTCTGGGTAGCCCCAACACCGTAGAGGTCCTGGCTTTGACCTTTGACAACTATCCAGTTTATAATATCCCATAGTTCTTCATTGGAAAGCTTGCTGAAATCGGTTCTTGAGATTTCATCAGGATTTATACTGTCATCTAAAAAGACAGATTTTCCAATGTTGAATTTTTTCACGGTGAAGTAGTATTCTTCATCGTTTATTCTTGTTGTATGGCCTGTTTTTTTCAGTTCATCCTTTACGAATGTCAGTAGCTGTACAAGTCCAATTTTGTCTGTTTTTTTAAAGTGGTTTA
This window of the Methanobacterium veterum genome carries:
- a CDS encoding ABC transporter permease; its protein translation is MKYEKLWSFSGNGKLWAFAGKKTLKLISLLIAVCLVSFWLVEQSPIDPVRAYIGEMSITPEHKAQLEEYWGVNMPPQEKFLNWAGNIAQGDFGTSLIYRIPVTNVIGEKFTASLILMMTSWLISGILGFILGIIAGMKKGTWIDKTIKTYCYMLAATPTFWLALVLLMVFSVYLGWFPIGLSVPIGVTSGNVTFLDWLHHLILPALTLSLIGVAQIAMFTREKLTEVLSSDYVLFAKARGEKGLNLVLRHGIRNVALPAVTLQFLGFSELFGGAVLVEQVFSYPGIGQAAVAAGLRSDVPLLLGIVLVSAVFVFCGNTIADIIYEFVDPRIKQEAEA
- a CDS encoding ABC transporter substrate-binding protein encodes the protein MISAAALTLGSTPRAADELIVAAAGTYAEPEEGFDPLHGWGCGHMDYEPLIQSTLFKSADNGSIINDLATNYSVSSDGLTWTVNIRNDVKFTDGVPLTAKDVAFTFNTAVGSNSELDMSNLENATAVNSTTVKFKLKEPQSSFIWRLRYVGIVPEHAYQKETYGQQPIGSGPYKLVQWNKGQQAILELNENYYGKKPYFKKITLLFLDKDSSFAAAKSGKVDLAGLDNSYANQSIDGYNLVALPSSSANGVSFPMQYDTGKKSLSGEVIGNNVTADITIRKALNIGINRTALVEGVLYGKGDVEYTGVDQRSFGNPKAKVNDSNIEGAKKMLENAGWKDGDGDGIREKNGTKAEFKLYYNSEDQTRQALSMAVSEQAKQMGIKIDLIGANWDEIYAKQYSSAVLYQYSSADTFSLYMQYHSKEADSGYNNPGLYNSSVVDGYLEKALRSTDQAQATEYWKLAAYDGKTGYGPAGDATWLWLTTKDYLYMVNKTIDIGTPQNNTGKDILGNIYEWKRINENKTS
- a CDS encoding ABC transporter substrate-binding protein, producing MTWTVKIRDDVKFTDGVPLTAKDVAFTFNKAANGTSGMDLSMLNSATALDNTTVQFKLNDPQSTFIYKLMGLGIVPEHAYNNETYGQQPIGSGPYKLVQWDKGQQVILERNDEYYGKKPYFKKITILFMKSDAAFAAAKAGQVDIAEIPDSYANQTVNGMKSISLDSIDARGISFPMLADTGEKTDDNYTIGNNVTSDTAIRKALNIGIDRQALINGALNGQGSKEFTGVDRLPFGNKAAIFKDGNTTGASEILDAGGWKDTDNDGILEKNKTKAEFTLVYPSDDQTRQALAVSVAEQAQKLGIKINVEGKSWDEIDALAYSTPIVWGYGSIDPTDVYLRYYSVRSGSGEWSKYNNVIFYNNSEVDKNLRKAMTTFNNSSNNYWKAAAWDGTTGYSEKGNATWLWMATLKYVYIMIDDLDIGTPGLQPHGSDIFNNIYDWKRIENQTS
- a CDS encoding radical SAM protein is translated as MIRKHFEGYNFVGIPETGITFRWGADFSEDPQMAPWPELADISISNYCTNRCSYCYRKSSEEGKFMSLEDYCFALQELKSEKYGSIFQVALGGGEPLLHPDFTEIIRITREKFGIIPNYTTSGKFFNPENMEATRNYCGAVAISWDPYRDLTTEELSEIGSCLKDNGILANIHYVISETTINDAVDLLNGKYDEYIKDFNSVIFLTYKPTGRAENDGNIKSAGPLKSFLDLVDNPVTGVKIGFDACFVPVLMKATGVNVDLIDSCECGFFSVYIDENLDVTPCSFCNDSSYHYNLKQFGFEEIWESKFSDYRDYIDSSCKSSCDECEKASGCRGKCPFFDDLFLCGLID